Proteins encoded by one window of Chryseobacterium aquaeductus:
- a CDS encoding HopJ type III effector protein produces MLIEKLKNSNEIIDFNDVITFIDENYDFTPTKFTNGNAVNEAGLNNGSCKIFSFAKLNDLSKEDTLSLFGAFYREDVLKNPEGTDHQNIRNFIEYGWDGISFEGEALKRK; encoded by the coding sequence ATGCTCATAGAAAAATTAAAAAACTCCAACGAAATCATCGATTTTAACGATGTAATCACATTCATAGATGAAAATTATGATTTCACTCCGACAAAATTTACGAACGGAAATGCAGTCAATGAAGCAGGTCTGAATAACGGATCTTGCAAAATTTTTAGTTTTGCAAAGTTGAACGATTTGTCGAAAGAAGATACACTTTCTCTTTTTGGAGCATTTTACAGAGAAGATGTTTTGAAAAATCCTGAAGGAACCGATCATCAGAATATCAGAAATTTTATTGAATATGGTTGGGATGGAATTTCTTTTGAAGGTGAGGCTTTGAAGAGAAAGTAA
- a CDS encoding helix-turn-helix transcriptional regulator has translation MSSNKNALIRYKTLDKCLKNKYKKYTLEDLIDECSEALFEFEGKESFVSKRTVQLDLQNMRSEKFGYEAPIEVFEKKYYRYSDPEYSIHHISVNENDLKAMNNAVQILKQFKDFSMFKDMNGVIQKLEDSIHSTNQKSIIHLDKNEQLKGLEHIDILYESILNKKVLKICYKSFKARESNIITVHPQLLKEYNNRWFLICWQKEAIYNLALDRMEEIEIDEKTEYIDKDFDADRYFGEVIGATVSETQRPQNVIFIVNSQHAPYVKTKPFHHSQEIINEDEKGTTFKICVQLNFELERMILGMGEFLTVLAPRKLKKRIAKSLRIANSNYQEDRDR, from the coding sequence ATGTCATCCAACAAAAATGCTCTTATCCGCTACAAAACTTTAGATAAATGTCTTAAGAATAAATACAAAAAATATACTTTGGAAGATTTGATAGACGAATGTTCTGAAGCCTTATTTGAATTTGAAGGAAAAGAATCTTTTGTGAGTAAACGTACGGTGCAGCTTGATTTGCAGAATATGCGAAGTGAAAAGTTTGGATACGAAGCACCGATTGAGGTTTTTGAAAAGAAATATTATCGTTACAGCGATCCGGAATACAGTATTCATCATATTTCGGTGAACGAAAATGATCTGAAAGCGATGAATAATGCAGTGCAGATTTTAAAGCAGTTTAAAGATTTTTCGATGTTTAAAGATATGAATGGTGTGATTCAGAAGTTGGAAGATTCCATCCATTCAACAAATCAAAAATCGATTATTCATTTAGATAAAAATGAACAATTGAAAGGTCTGGAACACATTGATATTCTGTATGAAAGTATTTTAAATAAAAAGGTTTTGAAGATTTGTTATAAAAGTTTTAAAGCAAGAGAATCGAATATCATAACAGTTCATCCCCAATTATTAAAAGAGTACAACAACCGTTGGTTTTTGATTTGCTGGCAAAAGGAAGCAATTTACAATCTGGCTTTAGACAGAATGGAAGAAATCGAAATAGATGAAAAAACGGAATACATTGATAAAGATTTTGATGCAGACCGTTATTTTGGTGAAGTCATCGGAGCAACTGTTTCAGAAACACAACGTCCTCAGAATGTTATATTCATCGTTAATTCTCAGCATGCACCTTACGTGAAAACAAAACCATTTCACCACTCTCAGGAGATTATCAATGAAGATGAAAAAGGAACAACTTTTAAAATTTGTGTGCAGCTGAATTTTGAACTGGAGAGAATGATCTTAGGAATGGGCGAATTTTTAACGGTTCTGGCACCCAGAAAACTAAAAAAAAGAATTGCTAAAAGTTTAAGAATCGCCAATTCAAACTATCAGGAAGATCGGGACAGATGA